A section of the Sebastes fasciatus isolate fSebFas1 chromosome 21, fSebFas1.pri, whole genome shotgun sequence genome encodes:
- the dselb gene encoding dermatan-sulfate epimerase-like protein, which produces MHSQMPGNMAVNWVVYSVFLLPLFAVGTAFSGVFNTTDRDIFTNDLLQVKLTQARATEQWKLQSADFHPNLYFNQVDVLHLRQRSSTTHSHIFKVIRAAALTMLSNVPFYMPPVKHAEFTSKWNEIYGNNLPPLALYCLLCPDDSAALQFLIKFMDRMAEYPDWKVTSAPNDEVPMAHSLTGFATAYDFIFSFLDEQRKDVYLKKIRSETEQLFELSKYRGWGKQYLQNHQTTNILAVLTGAIVVGSHDVPESMIWKQVAVSYMEKTMFLLNHVVDGSLDEGVAYGSYTAKSITQYVFLAQRHFNIDNLQNNWLRGHFWFYYATLLPGFQRTVGIADSNYNWFYGPESQLVFLDTFVMMNGTGNWLAQQIRKHRPKDGPMGQSSAQRWATLHTEYIWYNSHLAPQPPNDFGKARMHIFSNWGVVTYGAGLPIGQGNTFVSFKSGKLGGRAVYDIVHDKPYSWVDGWNSFNPGHEHPDQNSFTFAPNGQVFVSEALYGPKFSYLNNVLVFSPSPTSQCNSPWEGQLGECAKWLRWTDEGVGDAKGEVIVASSHKDTMFVSGEAASAYSPAMRLKSVYRALVLLNSQTLLVLDHVEKWSDSPVTSLSAFFHNLDIDFKYVPFRFMDRFNGAMMDVWDAHYKMFWFDSQGHSPDTRIQEAEQAAEFKKRWTQYVNVTFPMTGTVSRVAYVLHGPYVKVSSCRFIDNSKNGVRLSLTINNTERIVSIATNYKDIGARSTYLGFGGHCKVEDRYQITRYGLGTQLIPKQISSDNQLFDFGFTVNVIAGVVLCVAIGFLTMQRKFYVCFSRLMRYALLSVLILWIAELLFVSNSCDQLLCGVKWKVAGAKSEVNKQIRLYEQRQLPLPTVVITTLPGSGSEILKHLFYNSSDFVYIRVPTEHVDIPETEFEFDSLVDACEWTRSDATRGRFKIIQGWLHSLVHNTKLHLQNIQLVEGSRVKQPQRVSPSRDRKKRSRRREPASELKGKLRASLDRDAEYVREMRRHVLEYPNARVVLNMRSGSWALKLPFIQEVVGSSLRTIYLVRDPRAWIYIMVYNSKPSLYSLKNIPQHLSLIFKEDAVSNGCPTAAPEFKIIQRLLSRSETNPILILAHLWLAHTAAVLRVSESLPEESYLQVRFEDVVNSPQETAESIHTFLGVPVSPAALNQLLFTTSTNLYNLMYEGDISPANINMWRQNMPRKDIRLIEDVCGGVMRRLGYTGFAS; this is translated from the coding sequence atgCATTCACAAATGCCCGGCAACATGGCAGTGAACTGGGTTGTGTATTCAGTTTTTTTGCTGCCGCTGTTCGCAGTGGGGACAGCCTTCTCGGGGGTCTTCAAcaccacagacagagacatttTCACAAATGACTTGCTGCAGGTCAAGCTCACACAAGCCAGAGCGACCGAGCAGTGGAAACTCCAGTCTGCCGATTTCCATCCCAACCTATATTTTAACCAAGTGGATGTGTTGCACTTGAGGCAAAGGTCCTCCACCACCCACAGTCACATATTTAAAGTCATCCGGGCGGCCGCGCTCACCATGTTGTCAAACGTCCCCTTTTACATGCCCCCTGTGAAACATGCGGAGTTTACAAGCAAGTGGAATGAGATTTATGGGAACAACCTGCCTCCCCTGGCTCTCTACTGCCTGTTGTGCCCAGACGACTCTGCTGCCCTGCAGTTTCTTATCAAGTTTATGGATAGGATGGCTGAATACCCCGACTGGAAGGTAACCAGTGCCCCAAACGACGAGGTCCCCATGGCGCACTCTCTCACTGGGTTTGCTACtgcttatgactttattttctcctTCCTGGATGAGCAGCGGAAGGATGTTTACCTCAAGAAAATTCGCTCTGAGACAGAGCAGCTGTTTGAGCTCTCAAAGTACAGGGGGTGGGGGAAACAGTACCTCCAAAATCACCAAACCACTAACATTTTAGCCGTCCTGACGGGGGCAATAGTGGTTGGATCGCACGACGTCCCGGAGTCAATGATCTGGAAACAAGTGGCAGTGAGCTACATGGAGAAAACTATGTTCCTCCTCAACCATGTTGTTGATGGCTCTCTGGATGAGGGAGTCGCCTATGGGAGCTACACGGCCAAGTCCATCACGCAGTACGTCTTCTTAGCCCAGCGCCACTTCAACATCGACAACCTGCAGAACAACTGGCTGCGGGGGCACTTCTGGTTTTATTACGCCACCCTGCTGCCGGGCTTTCAGAGGACAGTCGGCATCGCGGACTCCAACTACAACTGGTTTTACGGGCCGGAGAGCCAGCTGGTTTTCCTCGACACGTTCGTCATGATGAACGGGACGGGCAACTGGCTGGCTCAACAGATCAGAAAGCACCGGCCCAAGGATGGTCCCATGGGGCAGTCGTCTGCCCAGCGCTGGGCTACGCTTCACACAGAATACATCTGGTACAACTCCCACCTCGCACCGCAGCCTCCCAACGACTTTGGAAAAGCTAGGATGCATATTTTCTCAAACTGGGGTGTGGTGACCTATGGAGCGGGGCTACCCATCGGCCAGGGGAATACTTTTGTCTCGTTTAAGTCTGGCAAGCTGGGTGGCCGTGCAGTTTATGATATAGTCCATGACAAGCCTTACTCCTGGGTGGATGGCTGGAACAGCTTTAACCCGGGTCACGAGCACCCGGATCAGAACTCTTTCACGTTCGCTCCTAACGGACAAGTATTTGTGTCCGAAGCACTTTATGGCCCAAAGTTCAGCTACCTTAACAACGTTTTGGTGTTCAGCCCGTCTCCTACCAGCCAGTGTAACAGTCCGTGGGAGGGTCAGTTGGGGGAGTGCGCTAAGTGGCTGCGTTGGACAGATGAGGGGGTGGGGGACGCCAAAGGGGAGGTGATCGTCGCCTCCTCGCACAAGGACACCATGTTTGTGAGCGGGGAAGCGGCGTCGGCGTATTCGCCCGCCATGAGACTAAAGAGTGTGTACAGAGCTTTAGTTCTGCTAAACTCCCAGACTCTGCTGGTGCTCGACCACGTAGAGAAGTGGAGCGATTCGCCTGTGACGTCCCTCAGTGCTTTTTTCCACAATCTTGACATTGACTTTAAATACGTCCCTTTCAGATTCATGGACAGATTTAACGGCGCCATGATGGATGTGTGGGACGCTCATTATAAAATGTTCTGGTTCGACAGCCAGGGTCACAGCCCTGATACCAGGATACAAGAGGCTGAGCAGGCGGCCGAGTTTAAAAAGAGGTGGACTCAGTACGTCAATGTCACTTTTCCAATGACAGGCACAGTCAGCAGAGTGGCTTACGTGTTACATGGGCCATATGTCAAAGTGTCCAGCTGTAGATTTATAGATAATAGCAAAAATGGAGTGAGACTTTCTTTAACCATAAATAACACAGAGAGGATAGTTTCTATTGCGACGAACTACAAAGACATAGGAGCCAGGTCGACTTACTTAGGATTTGGAGGTCACTGTAAAGTTGAGGATAGATATCAAATCACGCGATATGGCCTTGGGACTCAACTCATCCCCAAACAAATCAGCAGTGATAATCAGCTGTTTGACTTTGGCTTCACAGTCAACGTGATAGCAGGGGTCGTTCTCTGCGTGGCCATCGGATTTTTGACCATGCAGAGAAAGTTTTACGTGTGCTTCAGCAGGCTGATGCGCTACGCCCTCCTCTCCGTGCTCATTCTGTGGATAGCCgagctgctgtttgtgtctaACAGCTGCGATCAGCTTCTCTGTGGGGTAAAATGGAAAGTTGCAGGTGCCAAAAGCgaagtaaacaaacaaatcagACTGTACGAGCAACGCCAGCTCCCCCTCCCCACCGTCGTCATAACAACCCTTCCCGGATCGGGATCGGAAATACTCAAGCACCTTTTCTACAACAGCTCGGACTTTGTTTACATTCGAGTTCCCACCGAGCACGTGGACATCCCCGAGACCGAGTTTGAGTTTGACTCCCTGGTCGACGCCTGCGAGTGGACAAGGTCAGACGCCACGCGCGGACGGTTTAAGATTATTCAGGGCTGGCTGCATTCGCTGGTCCACAACACAAAGCTGCACTTGCAGAATATTCAGCTGGTAGAGGGCAGCCGGGTCAAACAGCCCCAGAGAGTCAGCCCCTCTagggacagaaagaaaagatcCAGGAGGAGAGAGCCGGCGTCTGAGCTGAAGGGCAAACTGAGAGCGAGTCTGGACAGAGATGCAGAGTACGTCAGGGAGATGAGACGGCATGTTTTGGAGTACCCGAACGCCCGGGTGGTCCTCAACATGCGGAGCGGAAGCTGGGCGCTCAAACTGCCTTTCATCCAGGAGGTTGTTGGATCTTCCCTGAGGACAATCTACTTGGTGAGAGACCCCCGAGCGTGGATTTATATCATGGTTTATAACAGCAAACCCAGTCTTTACTCCCTCAAAAACATCCCGCAGCACCTTTCCTTGATATTCAAGGAGGATGCTGTCAGCAACGGGTGCCCGACTGCGGCGCCAGAGTTTAAAATAATCCAGCGGCTGCTGTCCCGTTCTGAGACAAACCCCATCCTGATACTGGCTCATCTGTGGCTGGCTCACACCGCAGCAGTGCTGAGAGTCAGCGAGAGCCTCCCCGAGGAGTCCTACCTCCAAGTGAGGTTTGAGGACGTGGTCAACTCACCGCAGGAGACGGCGGAGAGCATACACACATTTCTGGGGGTGCCCGTCTCACCCGCAGCCCTCAACCAGCTCCTCTTCACCACCTCCACCAACCTGTACAATCTAATGTACGAAGGAGACATTTCACCAGCCAACATTAACATGTGGAGACAGAATATGCCCCGAAAGGACATCAGACTAATAGAGGACGTGTGTGGGGGTGTGATGAGGAGGCTGGGTTACACCGGGTTCGCCAGTTAA